Within Microbacterium proteolyticum, the genomic segment CCATCACTCCGTCGATCCGGACGGCGTGGAACAGGTTCCGGCTGAGGAGTCGCGCCTCGACCGCGGCCGTCAGACCGGCGAGGTCCACGCCCCGCAGAGCCTTACCGGGGCTGTCGCCGAGCGTGCACACGTCCACGAACGGCAGGGTCTCGTCGGCTCGCATGCGCCGGGGAGGCGCCCCCGCCGTGCACTCGAACGCCTCGCCGTCGATGACGAGCACTTCTCCGCCGAGCCCCTCGCAGCAGCCGATTCCGGTATCCCCCCACCCGAGCATCTCGGAGACGGAGACGCCGGAGGAGTAGACACCGCCCAGGAGGGCGTCGAGCACCGCGAATTGCGTCACCGCCCCCGGACGCAGCGGAGTTCCGCCTTCGCCCCGGAGCGGGTCGGCATTCTCAGGAATTGGCGGCGCCGTAGGCCTCGAGGACCGATGCAGGAATACGACCGCGGTCGCTCACGGTGTGTCCGTTCGCACGAGCCCATTCGCGGACGGCGGCGAGATCGATATCGCTGGAACGGCGCGCGGAGCGCGCGCGGCGCGGCGCCGAGGTGGTCCGGCCGGCCGGGCGGGCGGCGTCGACGAACGGCGCGACGGCCGCGTAGAACTTGTCGGCATTCCGGTCGGACAGGTCGATTTCGTACGACCGGCCTTCGACCGAGAAAGTGATCTGCTTTCCGTCGCCTTCTTCGAGGACGGTTCCGTCGAGATCGTCAACCAGATGCGTGATGTGCTTAATTGCCATGGTGAGAGAACCATACACCTTTTCCCTATTCATCCCCGGGCGTTTACGGGTGCGCTAGCGCAGTACTGCGCGAAGGGCCAGCGATAGGCGCTCGCCCGCGGAGGCACTATCCTCCCGAGGTGGCGTTCGCTCCTGGAGCGCCGGACGGAGGAAGTGTCGCGTGAGTCTTTTCCGCACGAAGTCGGTGGAGCAATCCATCGCCGATACCGATGAGCCGGAGTTCCGGCTGAAGAAGTCCCTGAGCGCTCTCGACCTCACGGTCTTCGGCGTCGGCGTCGTCATCGGCGCCGGTATCTTCACGCTCACCGGACGCGCCGCGCACGAAGTCGCCGGCCCCGCGATCGTCCTCAGTTTCGTCGTGGCCGCCATCGCCTGCGGACTCGCTGCGATGTGTTACGCCGAGTTCGCGTCGACCGTGCCCGTGTCGGGGTCGGCCTACACCTTCTCCTACGCGTCCCTCGGCGAGCTGTTCGCCTGGATCATCGGATGGGACCTGATCCTGGAGATGTTCCTCGGGGCGAGCGTCGTCGCGCAGGGATGGAGCGCGTATCTCGGCGCCTTCCTCGGACAGCTCGGGATCGTCCTGCCCCCCGAGGTCTCCTACGGCGGGGTGATCGACCTTCCCGCGGTGCTGCTCGTCCTGGTGCTGGGTGGACTCATGACCCTGGGTATCAAGGAGTCGCTGCGCGTCAACCTCGTCCTCGTGGCCGTGAAGCTCTTCATCGTCCTGTTCGTGATCATCGCCGGTCTGATGTTCATCAACCCCGCGAACTACCAGCCGTTCGTCCCCGCGAGCGAGCCGACCGAGGCCGCTTCGGGCCTCACGCAGCCCCTGCTGCAGTTCCTGTCGGGCCTCGAGCCGGCGACCTTCGGCGTGGGAGGCATCCTGGCGGGGGCCGCACTGGTGTTCTTCGCGTACATCGGCTTCGACGTCGTCGCGACCACCGCCGAGGAGACGAAGAAGCCGCAGCGCGACATGCCGATCGGCATCATCGCGTCGCTCGTGATCTGCACGATCCTCTACTGCGCCGTCGCCCTCGTCGTGACGGGCATGGTGTCGTACCGCGACCTCGATCCCGCCGCCGCTCTCGCGAACGCGTTCGTCTACCACGGGCAGGGATGGATGGCGACGGTGATCTCCGCCGGTGCGGTCGCCGGTCTCACCACGGTCGTGCTGACCCTTCTCATCGGCGCGACCCGCATCATCTTCGCCATGTCGCGCGACGGTCTGCTCCCCCAGCGTCTCGCCAAGGTGCACCCGCGCTTCCGCACCCCGTGGGTGATCTCGATCGTCGTGACGCTCATCGTGGCGGTCGTCGCCGGCGTCACGCCGGTGGGGGTGCTCGAGGAGATGGTCAACATCGGGACGCTGTCGGCCTTCGTCCTCGTCTCGGTGGGTGTGATCGTCCTCCGGCGCACGCGCCCCGATCTGAAGCGCGGATTCCGCGTGCCCCTGAACCCGGTGCTTCCGATCCTGTCGGCCCTGATCTGCACGTACCTGATGCTCAACCTGTCGGTCGAGACCTGGCTGCGGTTCCTGATCTGGCTCGCGCTGGGCTTCGTGGTCTACTTCGCGTACTCGCGCCGTCACGCGCGCGTCGGCACGGGAGACCTGCTCGACCCGTCGGTGCCCCGGGTGGTCGGTCCGCCGAAGCAGTAGCCCTCGGGCACCGGATGCCGCGCCCCACGCCGGGGCGCGGCATCCGTCGTCTCAGCCCGCCGGGAAACGCTGGACGCCGAGGACGGCGAGCAGGCGGATCTTCTCCTCCGCCTCGCTGCGCGGCTCCGGGGTCAACACCAGCAGCGCCTGAGCGCGGTCCTCGGTGAACAGCACCTGGCAGTCGACCTCGATGTCGCCGAGTTCGGGATGCACGAGCACCTTGTGATCGGCGAAGCGCTGAGCGACCTCCTGGCGCTCCCACAGCGCGCGGAACTCCTCACTGCGGGGCAGCAACTCGGAGACGAGCTCGCCCGCGGTCGAGGAGGGGCCGAGCAGACCGTAGGCGGCACGGAGACCCGCGACGATGGCCCTGCTCTGTCGTTCACGGTCGGAAGCGGGATAGATCTCGCGGTCCCCGCGCGGCGGCACGAACCACCGCCACGCCTCGAACCGCGCCCATCCGCGCGCGCCGACGTGGTCGCCCAGCAGCGCGATGCCGAGTGCGTTCTGCGCCAGCGTCTCACCGAGGTGGGAGATGATCAGGGCCGGAGTGTCCGACAGACGCGCGAAGACGCGCTGCAGCGCCGGCGAGACGTGATCGGCGCGCCCGAGCCGATCGGGCACGGCGTGACCGGCGAGACGGAAGAGGTAGTCGCGTTCGTCGCGGCTCAGGCGCAGGGCCCGCGCGAGCGCGGCGAGCACGGTCGTGCTCGGCTGCGGACCCCGCTGCTGCTCGAGGCGCGTGTAGTAGTCGACCGACATCGCGGCCGCGGCGGCCACCTCCTCGCGCCGCAGACCCGCCGTCCGACGCCGCGCGCCCTCCGTCATGCCGATGTCGCCGGGTCGCAACGCCTCCCGCCGCGCGCGGAGGAAGTCGGCCATGCCACTTCGGTCCATGCATCCATCCTGCGGGCATGGAGGCTCGGCATCCAGGGATCGCCGGTCCCCCGATCGAGGGAACCTGGATGCCACTCGGCCCCCGAGCCGAGACTGACGACATGAACATCACCGGAAACACCGTCTTCATCCCCGGAGCCACGAGCGGGATCGGCCTCGCCCTCGCGGAGCGGCTGGTCGCCGCCGGCAACACCGTCATCGTCGGCGGACGCCGGCAGGAGCGGCTCGACGAGATCGCCCGCACCCACCCGGGCATCGACACCGTCCGCATAGACACGGCCGACGCGGCATCCATCTCGGAGGTGACGCGCGAGGTGATCTCGCGGCATCCGGGGCTGAACACGCTGATCGCGATGGCGGGGGTCATGCGCGTGGAGGACTGGCGGGAAGGATCCGCCGTCCTGGCGACCGCCGAGGAGACCGTGACGACGAACGTGCTCGGCCCGCTCCGTCTCATCGCCGCCCTCCTCCCCCACCTGCAGCGGCAGCCGGAGGCCACGATCATGACGGTGTCCTCCGGGCTGGCGTTCGTCCCGCTGCGGGCGACCCCGACCTACAACGCGACGAAGGCCGCCATCCACATGTTCAGCGAGTCCCTGCGGCTGCAACTCGAGGGCACGTCCGTGGCGGTGGTCGAGCTGGAGCCGCCGTCCGTCGCGACCGACCTCCTCCCCGGTCAGCGGGAGAGCTCGTTCGCCATGCCGCTGGAGGAGTTCGCCGACGAGGTCATGGCGATCCTCCGCGAGCAGCCGGACGCCACCGAGATCCAGGTCGAACGGGTCGGGTTCCTCCGGCACGCCGAGGCGCGCGGCGACTACGCCGAGACGGTCCGGGCGCTCAACGCCGCCGACCCCCACTGACCTCGCGGCATCCCCCGGGCCGGGGACCGTCACGCCCATCCCCTAGGGTGAAGGGAAAACGACGATCATGGTCCGGGGGGCTTCATGGGGATCGCACGCACATGGGTCTTCCCGATCCTGCGCCTGCTTCTGGTGGCGGTCATCGCCGTCGCGCTGATCAAACTGGCCTTCTTCCCGGACGGCCCGGCCGAGGCCGACCCGGCCCAACCGACGGGGACGATCGTCGAGCCGCGCGTTCCCGTGACATCGGGCACGATCACCAACGACGTCGTGATCAAGGCGACGGTGTC encodes:
- a CDS encoding histone-like nucleoid-structuring protein Lsr2 — protein: MAIKHITHLVDDLDGTVLEEGDGKQITFSVEGRSYEIDLSDRNADKFYAAVAPFVDAARPAGRTTSAPRRARSARRSSDIDLAAVREWARANGHTVSDRGRIPASVLEAYGAANS
- a CDS encoding amino acid permease, producing the protein MSLFRTKSVEQSIADTDEPEFRLKKSLSALDLTVFGVGVVIGAGIFTLTGRAAHEVAGPAIVLSFVVAAIACGLAAMCYAEFASTVPVSGSAYTFSYASLGELFAWIIGWDLILEMFLGASVVAQGWSAYLGAFLGQLGIVLPPEVSYGGVIDLPAVLLVLVLGGLMTLGIKESLRVNLVLVAVKLFIVLFVIIAGLMFINPANYQPFVPASEPTEAASGLTQPLLQFLSGLEPATFGVGGILAGAALVFFAYIGFDVVATTAEETKKPQRDMPIGIIASLVICTILYCAVALVVTGMVSYRDLDPAAALANAFVYHGQGWMATVISAGAVAGLTTVVLTLLIGATRIIFAMSRDGLLPQRLAKVHPRFRTPWVISIVVTLIVAVVAGVTPVGVLEEMVNIGTLSAFVLVSVGVIVLRRTRPDLKRGFRVPLNPVLPILSALICTYLMLNLSVETWLRFLIWLALGFVVYFAYSRRHARVGTGDLLDPSVPRVVGPPKQ
- a CDS encoding helix-turn-helix domain-containing protein, which encodes MDRSGMADFLRARREALRPGDIGMTEGARRRTAGLRREEVAAAAAMSVDYYTRLEQQRGPQPSTTVLAALARALRLSRDERDYLFRLAGHAVPDRLGRADHVSPALQRVFARLSDTPALIISHLGETLAQNALGIALLGDHVGARGWARFEAWRWFVPPRGDREIYPASDRERQSRAIVAGLRAAYGLLGPSSTAGELVSELLPRSEEFRALWERQEVAQRFADHKVLVHPELGDIEVDCQVLFTEDRAQALLVLTPEPRSEAEEKIRLLAVLGVQRFPAG
- a CDS encoding SDR family oxidoreductase, with protein sequence MNITGNTVFIPGATSGIGLALAERLVAAGNTVIVGGRRQERLDEIARTHPGIDTVRIDTADAASISEVTREVISRHPGLNTLIAMAGVMRVEDWREGSAVLATAEETVTTNVLGPLRLIAALLPHLQRQPEATIMTVSSGLAFVPLRATPTYNATKAAIHMFSESLRLQLEGTSVAVVELEPPSVATDLLPGQRESSFAMPLEEFADEVMAILREQPDATEIQVERVGFLRHAEARGDYAETVRALNAADPH